From Sulfoacidibacillus ferrooxidans:
CAGCAAAGTGCTCAATCGAATACGGTGACTTATACTGCTCAATCGACTGTAGCCACCCCTTCTCTTGTCGTGAATGACAACAATGGTTTGGCAGAAGTAGATGTGAGTAACGCGGCTCCAGATGCAACCGTGAACCTGTACAGTTCTTCTGGTCAAGAGGTGAGTTCAACCACAGCCGATTCATATGGTAATGCCTCCTTTGACAATTTGCCTAGCGGTAGCTACTATGTCGTGCAGATCTACGATGGTCAGCAAAGTGCTCCATCGAATACGGTAACCTTCAGTGATCAAAGCACATTAGCAACTCCGTCTCTTGCTGTGATGGATACCAATGGTGTAGAGGACTTAGCTGTGAGTAATGCCACTCCAGATGCAACTGTCAATCTGTTTACTTCATCTGGTCAAGTAGTTAGTGCCACTACAGCGGATTCAAATGGTAATGCCTCCTTTGACAATCTATCTAGCGGTAGCTACTATGTTGTGCAAACCTATGATGGCCAGCAAAGTGCTCAATCGAATACGGTGACCTTCAGTGATCAAAGCACATTAGCAACTCCGTCTCTTGCTGTGATGGATACCAATGGTGTAGAGGATCTAGCTGTGAGTAATGCCACTCCAGATGCAACCGTGAACCTGTACAGTTCTTCCGGTCAAGACATGGGATCAACAGCAGTGGATTCAAATGGTAATGCCTCCTTTGACAATCTGCCTAGCGGTAGCTACTATGTCGTACAAACCTACGATGGTCAGCAAAGTGCTCAATCCAATACGGTGACTTTTACTGCCTAGAGGAATGAGACCTAGATATCCCGTTTACCCTATGATTTCTTCATGAATAGGGTAAACGGGATATTTTTTTGCACGTGATTAACGTTACACATGTACCAGCCCTTGGTTTTTCATCTGCGTCCAAACCGATAGTTACCACCCAAGTGCTACTGAAGAACGTTCGCGTATATGGGGAGTCCTTGTTGATAGATCATGATAAAACGGAATAAAGATTTTCAGATCAAGCTGCCAAAGCTATCAAGGCAAAAAGGGCGGCGCACGAGTGTGGGTGTCACTGATGCAGGATTTGTGGAGGGATTGTATCAAGCAAAAACACTTGGAGAGTACGTGGATGATGCAAAGTTATTGTATCCTGTTTGCTTGGCATTATTTGATCGCTTTTGGACTAGTGAATCTGTCCATGCAGTCGCTGTGGGATGATAATGATTCAACTTTCTTTATTAGAAGATGCGATAAAAAATAGTTGATGCAACACAGTCGCGGATGATCTGCATACACGTTTTGGGGACTGGAGTGTGTATCGAGCATCACGTTGATTGCCTACTGGTCAAAAGAAGTCACAATGGGTGAACATCATGCGAGGTGAAGGTAGGGGCGAATGATTGGATGGAAACGTATGTGCTTCGATGAGAATCATTGTAACTGAACATCGTGAAAAGATGAGAAATATGAGGACCAGGCGATGACCCTCGATCGATGCTGATCAGATGGATGACGAAAAGTACATGGAGATGCAAGAGGATTGTAGAGATGGCATGGAATGATGCCACCTCGATTGAAGTGAAGGTGAGGAAAGGGAAGGATCACGACATCATCTACCAGAGTATTCCAAAGATAAAAGGTGGACGTCTGTATAGAGGAAGCTATAAAGTGCCTATGCGAGATGTGATAACTATGAGGAGATTAGACTAGGCTCTATGGACCGTACACGACTACCGCTTGTGAAGAGGTCCCTGGTTGCACAATGGAGTTTCCTGTGGCCAATGTGCGACCCACTTGTAATCCCCATGCTAAGTGACCAGGTGGATAATCAATCACGACGGGATTCCTTCCGCTGACTTGATTCCCATCAGTGACGGGATACCCACTGGCCTTAAGTTCAGATACGTAAGCTTCTGATGCATATACGATGACAGGAATGGAGGATGGCGTTGGGAGAGCTATGCCCGTCCATGCACCTTTTGATCCATAAGGTTGCAATGTGCGCGTCACAACACGGGCATCGACAATATCATAAAAGGCTCCAGTGAGAGCATCTTGCTGATTGATACCTGGAAATGATGCACTCATCACATCCATCGAATCACCAACAGAAGCGAGATTGACATGGATGATCGTAGAGCCTTTGACTACTTGGGCGATTTTCAATAAATCATCCACGCTGAGGTTAGTGACTACGTCTTGATTCCACGTGTGAATGAGCGATCCAAGGTGAGAGACATCATTTTGTTTATTGAGTAATTTTTGCTGAAGGGCAGCCAACACTTGAGCTTGAGCGTCATCGCGGGAAAAGTCATTGGTTGCAACATTGCTTGCTGTATTTTGCCGAACGCGGATATAGGCGAGAGCCTGTGAACCCGTTAAGGTTTGCCAACCTGGGTATAGATTGGCGCCACTGTGCAGTGGGTCGTAAATGCGTCCGGGAATCCATACATGGACACCACCCACCGCATCGATGGCA
This genomic window contains:
- a CDS encoding SdrD B-like domain-containing protein, with product QQSAQSNTVTYTAQSTVATPSLVVNDNNGLAEVDVSNAAPDATVNLYSSSGQEVSSTTADSYGNASFDNLPSGSYYVVQIYDGQQSAPSNTVTFSDQSTLATPSLAVMDTNGVEDLAVSNATPDATVNLFTSSGQVVSATTADSNGNASFDNLSSGSYYVVQTYDGQQSAQSNTVTFSDQSTLATPSLAVMDTNGVEDLAVSNATPDATVNLYSSSGQDMGSTAVDSNGNASFDNLPSGSYYVVQTYDGQQSAQSNTVTFTA
- a CDS encoding LCP family protein; amino-acid sequence: MSRLKSKHTKMHTTWRNVRLGVTTVSVICMVGVATWAFLKPRDQGSNPLTQLVHTFEPIGVTNILLIGNNARNPSNPLAIGQGGGQADIMMIAHIDPQKHQVVLISIPRDLLFAMPQYSVPIPKIKSLFFLGAQMTPNQAAPMTVAGVEHFTGMPITDWVVTDFQGFSDAIDAVGGVHVWIPGRIYDPLHSGANLYPGWQTLTGSQALAYIRVRQNTASNVATNDFSRDDAQAQVLAALQQKLLNKQNDVSHLGSLIHTWNQDVVTNLSVDDLLKIAQVVKGSTIIHVNLASVGDSMDVMSASFPGINQQDALTGAFYDIVDARVVTRTLQPYGSKGAWTGIALPTPSSIPVIVYASEAYVSELKASGYPVTDGNQVSGRNPVVIDYPPGHLAWGLQVGRTLATGNSIVQPGTSSQAVVVYGP